One window of Thiomicrorhabdus lithotrophica genomic DNA carries:
- the gmhB gene encoding D-glycero-beta-D-manno-heptose 1,7-bisphosphate 7-phosphatase: MTQKIIVLDRDGVINEDSDAFIKSAEEWVPVAGSIEAIKCLKEAGWIVAVATNQSGIKRGYYSHQTLSEMHQKFVDLLDGYTVDWISYAPYLTEDNSPARKPGTGMLQAIENRFGCSLANAPMVGDTMADINVALAKSMQPYLVRTGKGKRTLATGDSRLQNIPVYDNLHAVVEALLA; encoded by the coding sequence ATGACTCAAAAAATTATTGTTCTTGATCGTGATGGTGTTATTAACGAAGATTCTGATGCGTTTATTAAATCAGCAGAAGAGTGGGTTCCTGTTGCAGGAAGTATTGAAGCCATTAAGTGTCTAAAAGAAGCAGGTTGGATTGTCGCGGTTGCCACCAACCAGTCAGGTATTAAACGCGGTTATTATTCTCATCAGACCTTAAGTGAGATGCATCAAAAGTTTGTAGATTTGTTAGATGGATATACCGTTGATTGGATTAGTTATGCGCCTTATTTAACGGAAGATAATTCACCAGCCAGAAAGCCTGGAACCGGAATGCTGCAAGCGATTGAAAATCGTTTTGGATGCAGTTTAGCCAATGCGCCAATGGTTGGTGATACTATGGCAGATATAAATGTGGCATTGGCAAAATCAATGCAACCTTACCTCGTTAGAACCGGTAAAGGTAAACGTACCTTAGCGACTGGAGATAGTCGTTTACAAAATATACCTGTTTATGACAATTTACACGCTGTTGTGGAGGCGTTATTAGCATGA
- a CDS encoding lysophospholipid acyltransferase family protein: MKIIWFLRSVLFALGQVTTLVFFSLLGQLTRPFSFATRYQFMHYWAKFCLVWVRWTCGVKYSVHGADNIDRQNAGLILARHESAWETLAFQAIFPRQAYVLKRELLKIPFFGWGMALLNPIAIDRGAGRKALNQLVKEGTARLQKGDWVVVFPEGTRMPAGELGKINIGGAMLATKSKAPVYLVAHNAGSYWPKNSFIKTPGTIDVYISPPLDVADMSASEVNQQVENWLSQHLTSTETKGAKEETVQPQ, encoded by the coding sequence ATGAAAATAATTTGGTTTTTACGTTCTGTTTTATTTGCATTGGGGCAAGTAACAACATTGGTTTTTTTCTCTCTTTTGGGGCAGTTAACACGCCCGTTTTCATTTGCTACTCGTTACCAGTTTATGCACTACTGGGCTAAGTTTTGTTTAGTTTGGGTGCGTTGGACTTGTGGAGTTAAGTATTCCGTACATGGTGCCGATAATATTGATAGGCAAAACGCTGGCTTAATCCTTGCTAGGCATGAGTCGGCATGGGAAACATTAGCCTTTCAAGCGATATTTCCAAGACAGGCTTATGTGCTTAAGCGTGAACTTCTTAAAATTCCATTCTTTGGGTGGGGTATGGCATTACTTAACCCGATTGCCATTGATAGAGGCGCAGGTCGAAAGGCTTTGAACCAATTGGTCAAAGAGGGTACAGCCCGACTACAGAAAGGTGATTGGGTTGTTGTATTTCCAGAAGGCACAAGAATGCCAGCAGGCGAGCTAGGAAAGATTAATATTGGTGGGGCAATGTTGGCCACCAAATCAAAAGCGCCTGTTTACTTGGTGGCACATAATGCCGGCAGTTACTGGCCTAAAAACAGTTTTATAAAAACACCCGGTACGATTGATGTTTATATCAGTCCACCTCTAGATGTGGCAGACATGTCTGCTTCTGAAGTTAATCAACAGGTAGAGAATTGGCTCAGTCAACACTTAACATCCACTGAAACAAAGGGTGCAAAAGAGGAGACTGTCCAACCCCAATAA
- a CDS encoding motility protein A — protein sequence MSKIATILGIIIGSIILILSMIDYQQGQFIYAFLNWQGLALVLGGTFAAILINYPLSQVGCVFKGFSKVLTSEPPGYSDIIEEMVHLSHISRQKGLLAVENQIDMIEDRYLRFALTEMLVYQDTQILRQSLENRLFNMRLRHLSCQEVYGNMASYAPAFGMMGTVMGLIIMMTTQVADTSSPYGGAEAQDMLGSLLSGMGLALVTTFYGVMFSNLVFLPIAGKLKVLTDAEVLRNEMIIQGVMALKKTESTLLLKEQLLAFVNEKTKQKLESLR from the coding sequence ATGAGTAAAATTGCAACGATTTTAGGCATCATCATTGGCTCAATAATTTTAATATTGAGCATGATTGATTACCAGCAAGGTCAGTTTATCTATGCATTCCTTAATTGGCAGGGTTTGGCATTAGTGCTGGGTGGCACTTTTGCAGCCATTCTTATTAACTATCCTCTCAGTCAGGTAGGCTGTGTCTTTAAAGGCTTTAGTAAAGTTCTTACCTCAGAACCTCCAGGATATAGCGATATTATTGAGGAGATGGTTCATCTAAGTCATATCTCTAGACAGAAAGGTTTATTAGCTGTAGAGAATCAAATTGATATGATTGAAGACCGTTACTTACGTTTTGCGTTAACTGAAATGTTGGTCTATCAAGATACTCAGATATTGCGCCAAAGCCTTGAAAACCGTTTGTTCAATATGCGATTACGTCACCTCTCTTGCCAAGAAGTTTACGGTAATATGGCTTCTTATGCGCCAGCGTTTGGCATGATGGGAACCGTTATGGGGTTAATTATTATGATGACCACTCAGGTTGCCGATACAAGCTCTCCTTATGGCGGAGCAGAAGCTCAAGATATGTTGGGTAGTCTATTGAGTGGCATGGGCCTAGCGCTAGTTACTACTTTTTATGGCGTGATGTTTTCTAACCTAGTGTTTCTACCTATAGCGGGTAAACTCAAAGTTTTAACGGATGCTGAAGTACTGCGCAACGAGATGATTATTCAGGGTGTGATGGCTTTGAAAAAAACAGAATCTACACTGTTGCTTAAAGAGCAATTACTAGCTTTTGTAAACGAAAAAACCAAGCAAAAACTCGAATCTTTAAGGTAG